CGCTGCCTATGATCCATCCTTCGGGGGAAGCGCCCTGTGGGCTGTTACCTCTGGGACGCGGTTTACTGGTGCCTTCGTGGAGTGATCACCGCATTGACTTTTTTCCGCTCACTCAAAAAGGAGCAACTTACGAGAGCAAACCCATCACTTTAGTCAAAGGAGGACGTTACTTCCGACCCAGTTGCATCGCTAAAGACCCTGGTGCCCAGGGACAAAAACGCATCTGGTACTTAAGCGATTGGGTCGATGGTCGATATCAGACACATGGTTATGGACGCTTATGGAAACTGGAGGTTGATTTGCAACAGGCTCCCTGGGTGGGGAACTTGGATTTGGAACCACCCACACAGAAAGCGCAGCTATCGGCGGACTTACGTAGCGGAAAGGTCAAACATAATCGCAAAGAACTGCTACGGTTCGCTCAAGATGAAGACCCGTTTCTCGCTCAATCTGCGTTAATTTCGCTATCTCGGGAAGCATCAATATGGACCCCGGAAGACGTAACTGGTTGGTCGGCTGCTGACCGGGTTCAGGCGGTGCTGGCGCTGAAACTGGCCAATGCTTCTCCACAGAAATGGATCAAATTATTACTGTCAGACAAAAGCGTGGATGTGCAATTTGAAACATTACGCTGGATCTCTGATGCCCGGTTAAAAACTTTTCTGCCAGAAGTGGAACAGAAACTATCTCAGAGTGACCTCGATTATCGGCGATTCGAAGCTGCCATTGCAACCTGGAACACGCTGAAAGGAAAACCTGAAGCGGGTATCCGTAACCCAACGCTACTGTTGGCCAAGGTCAAGGATGCGAATAGTGCACCACGAATACGGGCTTATGCTCTACGTCTACTACCAACTCAGCCACGTTCTGCTCCCAAAGAAGGAGTTCAGCCGGTACATTCCTTTCCCAAAGAGTTGACACTGGAGCTCCTCCAGCAACTTCTTGAACTCAGGGATGAGGTCCTTTCGCTGGAAGTCGTTCGCACTCTGGCTGCTAACTCGATTATGTCTCAAAAACTTTTAGTCAAAATAGCTGCCGATCCAAAGCAAAGTGTGTCACTACGTGCTGAAGCAATTGCCGGGCTGGCATCTGTGGCAGAACAAAATAGCGCATTTTTATTAAAATTGGCTGGTGATAAGGAACGCATTGTGCGGGAGGAAGCTTTACGTTCTCTCAGGTCCGTTCAACACACGTCTGAGGATGTGCTGGCTTTGAAAATGCTTGCCAGTCAGCACCCTGAATCTGCGGATCTATTTCAAGCTGCACTGGCTCCCAAAAGTCTCACCACTGGTCGACCAGCGCTGACTGACACACAGGCATGGTTACAGGCAATTGAAGCAGTAAAGGATCCGGCAGACCTGGAGAGTGGCCGTCGTATCTTTCATCATGCCCGATTGGCGAGCTGTTCTCACTGCCATCGACATGGTGGCCGAGGAAATGTAGTCGGCCCGGACTTAAGTAGCCTGGGTAATCGTAAAGACCGTATGTGGGTGCTGAGGTCAATCCTTGAGCCCAGTCGGGAGATGGCTCCGGAATACCAGCCACGTACTATCATCCTCAATGATGGCCGCACCTTTACTGGCATTCGACTCCGGTCCTACGTGAAAGAGACGATACGAGATGCCAATGGCCAGAATCGCACGTTTGACCGTAACGACATTGAGATGATGGTAGAATCGCCGACTTCCTTCATGCCGTCTGGTCTGGTTCATAGGTTGACTGACCGTGAGTTGAAAGATTTGATTGCTTATCTCGAGAGTAATTCTCATCGGAAAGAGTGACTGTTATTTTTTTTAGATCTCATCGATTCAGCAGTAAAAAAAATAGCGCATGCTTTGATTGTTGGGGATCTTAGTGTATTTCACTATACTCTTCGCTTTAACATCCTGCTGGCATAACTAAGTCATGGTAATGGACTCCAACGATATTTCGACGACAAGAATGCCTGAGCATCGGCCCGTGGACGAGTGCGCTAATCTCATCACACATGGTCTTGGGTTTTTACTGAGCGTCGTTGCATCAGTTGTACTGATGACCTTGGTAGTGAAAGATCATCAGACGATTAATATCATAGCCTGTAGCATCTATTGTTGCTCTCTGATAGGGTTATATGCGGCATCGACTCTCTCACACATGTTTTACGACCTCGCCTGGCGTCGTTTTTTTCGTACCTTGGATCAGGTCTGTATTTATTTACTCATCGCGGGATCATACACACCATTTGCTGTGGTTTTCCTGTGGCATCAATGGTGGCCGCTTCTGCTCGTTGTGATGTGGATTCTGGCACTATTTGGTATTCTCCTCGTTTTATATATGCGGAACCTGACACCGACCGC
The Gimesia aquarii DNA segment above includes these coding regions:
- the trhA gene encoding PAQR family membrane homeostasis protein TrhA, which gives rise to MVMDSNDISTTRMPEHRPVDECANLITHGLGFLLSVVASVVLMTLVVKDHQTINIIACSIYCCSLIGLYAASTLSHMFYDLAWRRFFRTLDQVCIYLLIAGSYTPFAVVFLWHQWWPLLLVVMWILALFGILLVLYMRNLTPTAMLTYGLLGWLPVISLKTLYEVTPSEVFAWIIAGGFFYSIGAVFLLLDRRVRYFHALWHTFVIAGSTCHYIALLLFVI
- a CDS encoding PVC-type heme-binding CxxCH protein, which codes for MKYFTICSLTTGCLLAVSSLIAAERKPQVKSLRPGVRISLVAEHPDLSTPTGIDVDEQGRIWVVATHTHFRPDDYVGPEHDEILVFTDRNGDGSTVQRQVFYNATDATMDLELGRDGWVYLAERDRILRIKDTDGDGKADIEENIATLKTEANYPHNGLEGMAWHPDGDLVFALGENYAKPWTLKGTDGTSINGAGRGGIFRCTADGKKLKRIASGFWNPFGVCVRADGEIFAAENDPGERPPCRVLHIVEGGDYGYERSYGAEAHHPFVSWNGELRGTLPMIHPSGEAPCGLLPLGRGLLVPSWSDHRIDFFPLTQKGATYESKPITLVKGGRYFRPSCIAKDPGAQGQKRIWYLSDWVDGRYQTHGYGRLWKLEVDLQQAPWVGNLDLEPPTQKAQLSADLRSGKVKHNRKELLRFAQDEDPFLAQSALISLSREASIWTPEDVTGWSAADRVQAVLALKLANASPQKWIKLLLSDKSVDVQFETLRWISDARLKTFLPEVEQKLSQSDLDYRRFEAAIATWNTLKGKPEAGIRNPTLLLAKVKDANSAPRIRAYALRLLPTQPRSAPKEGVQPVHSFPKELTLELLQQLLELRDEVLSLEVVRTLAANSIMSQKLLVKIAADPKQSVSLRAEAIAGLASVAEQNSAFLLKLAGDKERIVREEALRSLRSVQHTSEDVLALKMLASQHPESADLFQAALAPKSLTTGRPALTDTQAWLQAIEAVKDPADLESGRRIFHHARLASCSHCHRHGGRGNVVGPDLSSLGNRKDRMWVLRSILEPSREMAPEYQPRTIILNDGRTFTGIRLRSYVKETIRDANGQNRTFDRNDIEMMVESPTSFMPSGLVHRLTDRELKDLIAYLESNSHRKE